Proteins co-encoded in one Prosthecobacter debontii genomic window:
- the recR gene encoding recombination mediator RecR produces the protein MPALDYPPPLQRMIAQIRALPGLGPRSAERLVLWLMQDGGRIEPLVDGLRDLSARVHSCDQCGFFIQRGDECVLCHSSKRNHQLICVVEQAADVLRLERSGAFTGVYHVLGGKLSPLDNITPEDLRIQPLMERVEAQKVEEVILAVGSDVEGEATASYLSDLLRAQGVAASRLAQGMPAGGGLDHVDELTLYQALQGRRRM, from the coding sequence ATGCCCGCTCTCGATTACCCGCCTCCGCTCCAGCGTATGATCGCGCAGATCCGCGCTTTGCCGGGCTTGGGGCCGCGGAGTGCAGAGCGTCTTGTCCTGTGGCTCATGCAAGACGGAGGCCGGATTGAACCACTGGTGGACGGTTTACGAGACCTCAGTGCACGGGTGCATTCCTGCGATCAGTGTGGATTTTTCATCCAGCGTGGGGATGAGTGCGTGCTGTGCCATAGCTCGAAGCGCAACCATCAGCTCATTTGTGTGGTCGAGCAGGCTGCAGATGTCTTGCGCCTGGAACGCTCAGGGGCGTTTACCGGTGTTTACCATGTGCTCGGCGGTAAGCTTTCACCGCTGGATAACATCACGCCTGAAGACCTGCGTATTCAGCCTCTTATGGAGAGGGTCGAGGCTCAAAAAGTCGAGGAGGTGATCCTCGCCGTGGGTAGCGATGTCGAAGGTGAAGCAACCGCCAGTTATTTGAGTGATCTCCTACGCGCCCAAGGCGTCGCCGCATCTCGCTTGGCCCAGGGTATGCCTGCTGGGGGCGGCTTGGATCATGTGGACGAACTCACGCTTTATCAAGCATTGCAGGGACGGCGGAGAATGTGA
- a CDS encoding FtsB family cell division protein → MEYQEYPIEHERPQQAERWLRALVRLGKFCLLLLAVPVVIAIYKKPLAEQNAMRQKLASMQVQRDTLKGERDKLLRQVEWIKTDPNYLEIRARDHENMHKKGEYVIRFVE, encoded by the coding sequence ATGGAGTATCAGGAATATCCAATCGAGCACGAGAGACCGCAGCAGGCTGAACGCTGGCTGCGGGCTTTGGTCCGGCTGGGTAAATTCTGCCTGCTGCTCCTGGCGGTGCCTGTCGTGATTGCCATTTATAAAAAGCCCTTGGCGGAGCAAAATGCGATGCGCCAAAAGCTGGCCTCGATGCAGGTTCAGCGAGACACTCTCAAAGGAGAGCGTGATAAATTGTTACGTCAGGTGGAGTGGATCAAAACCGACCCCAATTACCTGGAGATTCGGGCGCGTGATCACGAGAACATGCATAAGAAGGGCGAATACGTGATTCGCTTTGTGGAGTAG